One region of Corvus moneduloides isolate bCorMon1 chromosome 1, bCorMon1.pri, whole genome shotgun sequence genomic DNA includes:
- the GMPR gene encoding GMP reductase 1 — MPRVDADLKLDFKDVLVRPKRSSLKSRSEVDLTRTFTFRNSKQTYTGIPIIVANMDTVGTFEMAVVMAKHAMFTAIHKHYSLEEWKLFAANHPECLEHVAASSGSGQDDLNKLTRILEAIPAIKFICLDVANGYSEYFVEFVKSVRALFPHHTIMAGNVVTGEMVEELIISGADIIKVGIGPGSVCTTRIKTGVGYPQLSAVIECADSAHGLKGHIISDGGCNCPGDVAKAFGAGADFVMIGGMFAGHDQSAGDIIEKNGKKVKLFYGMSSDTAMMKHAGGVAEYRASEGKTVEVPYKGDVEHTILDILGGLRSTCTYVGAAKLKELSKRTTFIRVTQQHNEVFS; from the exons ATGCCCCGGGTAGACGCAGACCTCAAACTGGACTTTAAAGATGTCCTGGTCAGACCTAAAAGGAGCAGCCTCAAAAGCAGATCAGAG GTCGACCTCACGCGCACCTTCACCTTCCGTAACTCCAAGCAGACATACACAGGAATTCCCATTATAGTGGCAAACATGGACACCGTGGGGACGTTTGAAATGGCTGTGGTTATGGCAAAA CATGCAATGTTCACTGCAATTCACAAGCATTATTCTCTGGAAGAATGGAAACTGTTTGCTGCCAATCACCCAGAATGCCTTGAG CATGTAGCAGCAAGCTCAGGTAGTGGACAAGATGATTTGAACAAGTTAACAAGGATTCTAGAGGCCATTCCAGCTATCAAATTCATCTGCCTGGATGTGGCAAACGGCTATTCAGAGTATTTTGTGGAGTTTGTGAAGTCTGTCCGTGCCCTGTTCCCACATCACACCATTATG GCAGGCAATGTGGTGACAGGAGAGATGGTAGAAGAACTTATTATTTCTGGAGCAGATATTATTAAAGTGGGTATTGGACCAG GTTCTGTGTGTACCACTCGGATTAAGACAGGGGTGGGCTATCCCCAGCTAAGTGCTGTTATTGAGTGTGCAGACTCAGCACATGGCTTGAAAGGACATATCATCTCT GACGGAGGGTGCAACTGCCCAGGAGATGTCGCCAAAGCGTTTG GAGCTGGTGCTGACTTTGTCATGATTGGAGGAATGTTTGCAGGCCATGACCAGAGTGCTGGAGACATTATAGAAAAGAATGGCAAGAAGGTGAAACTATTCTATGGAATGAGCTCTGATACAGCCATGATGAAGCATGCAGGAGGGGTTGCTGAATACAG GGCTTCGGAGGGCAAGACTGTGGAGGTACCATACAAGGGGGATGTGGAACACACCATCCTGGACATCCTCGGGGGGCTGCGCTCCACCTGCACCTACGTGGGAGCTGCCAAACTCAAGGAGCTAAGCAAGAGAACGACGTTCATCCGGGTCACCCAGCAGCACAACGAGGTCTTCTCTTAG